A section of the Oryzias latipes chromosome 8, ASM223467v1 genome encodes:
- the tob1 gene encoding protein Tob1 — protein MQLEIQVALNFIISYLYNKLPRRRVNIFGEELERQLKQKYEGHWYPDKPYKGSGFRCIHVGEKVDPVVEKAAKESGLEIEDVRNNLPQDLSVWIDPYEVSYQIGEKGPIKVLYVDDSNESGANNGGLDLDKEIKNSFNPEAQVFMPISEPANGASPGSSSPSPPFGHSAAVSPTFMPRSTQPLTFTTATFAATKFGSTKMKSSGRSSNNNGGSNAGNKAARTSPTNLGLNVNSLLKQKAISTSMHSLYGLGLGPQQHPKPSALSPNAKEFVFPPLQGQGSQSALFPGDSSLSLSPLQYSNAFDMFAAYGGLNDKSLMDGLNFSLSNMQYSNQQFQPVMAN, from the coding sequence ATGCAGCTTGAAATCCAAGTAGCTCTCAACTTCATCATCTCGTACCTGTACAATAAGCTGCCCAGGAGGCGGGTCAACATCTTCGGCGAGGAGCTTGAGAGGCAGCTGAAGCAGAAATATGAAGGACACTGGTACCCAGACAAGCCATACAAAGGCTCAggattccgatgcatccacgtGGGGGAGAAGGTAGACCCTGTGGTGGAGAAAGCAGCCAAAGAGAGCGGGCTAGAGATCGAGGATGTTCGCAATAACCTGCCCCAGGACCTCAGCGTGTGGATTGACCCCTATGAGGTGTCCTATCAGATTGGAGAGAAGGGGCCCATCAAAGTATTGTATGTCGATGACAGCAACGAAAGTGGAGCCAACAATGGAGGGCTCGATCTGGACAAGGAGATCAAGAACAGTTTCAACCCTGAAGCGCAGGTCTTCATGCCCATCAGTGAACCTGCCAACGGTGCCTCTCCGGGCTCCAGCTCTCCTTCTCCCCCATTTGGCCACTCGGCGGCAGTCAGCCCCACCTTCATGCCCCGCTCCACTCAGCCTTTAACCTTCACTACAGCCACTTTCGCAGCTACCAAGTTTGGCTCCACAAAGATGAAGAGCAGTGGacgcagcagcaacaacaacggCGGCAGCAACGCTGGGAACAAAGCGGCCCGTACCTCTCCCACCAACCTGGGCCTGAATGTGAACAGTCTCCTCAAACAGAAAGCCATCTCCACCTCCATGCACTCGCTGTACGGGCTGGGCCTTGGCCCACAGCAGCACCCAAAGCCCTCCGCCTTGTCCCCGAATGCCAAGGAGTTCGTGTTCCCTCCCCTGCAGGGCCAGGGTAGCCAGAGTGCTCTGTTCCCAGGAGACAGCTCGCTCAGCCTCAGCCCGCTGCAGTACAGCAATGCCTTCGATATGTTTGCGGCCTACGGTGGCCTTAACGACAAGTCCCTCATGGATGGCTTGAATTTCAGCTTGAGCAACATGCAGTATTCTAACCAGCAATTCCAGCCAGTCATGGCCAACTAG